In Pristiophorus japonicus isolate sPriJap1 chromosome 2, sPriJap1.hap1, whole genome shotgun sequence, one genomic interval encodes:
- the LOC139228528 gene encoding D(5)-like dopamine receptor has translation MVERNKVILLLSYHNIIYEVTGMWMFGRQLCKVWISFDVMFCTASIVTLCFISLDRYCSVVTPYHYSKRMSRKRCIVMAVTIWVYSSLISFLPVMQGWNEIPGVDFDAGTECVFVTNWTFAIVASALAFYIPFLIMCSMYFFIYRASRLKATRIMSQTLDLHYHPDSKRPNNLQLENKATRTMSIIISVFVMCWLPYFVLNVWLAVHGTEETGGVITHVFKVITWLGYCNSTINPMLYAFLNRDFQRALKKLLICRRWRSQVDIGEDMVSIVTFSKTAQEAEYNTRATSIPNGNKSKSKQ, from the exons atggttgagcgaaacAAGGTGATCCTGCTGCTCTCCTACCATAA TATTATTTACGAAGTGACGGGAATGTGGATGTTCGGCAGACAGTTGTGCAAGGTCTGGATCTCCTTCGATGTCATGTTCTGCACGGCCTCCATCGTCACCCTGTGTTTCATCAGCCTGGATCGGTATTGTTCGGTCGTCACTCCTTACCACTACTCAAAGAGGATGTCTCGCAAAAG ATGCATCGTAATGGCGGTGACAATTTGGGTCTACTCATCGTTAATATCATTCCTACCTGTGATGCAAGGGTGGAATGAAATACCAGGCGTCGATTTCGACGCTGGCACGGAATGCGTCTTCGTGACCAACTGGACATTCGCCATCGTGGCTTCCGCCTTGGCCTTCTACATTCCCTTCCTGATCATGTGCAGCATGTATTTCTTCATCTACCGGGCGTCTCGGCTGAAGGCCACCAGGATCATGTCACAGACTCTGGACCTTCACTACCACCCCGACAGCAAGCGTCCAAATAACTTGCAGCTGGAAAACAAGGCCACCAGGACAATGAGCATCATTATCTCGGTCTTTGTCATGTGCTGGCTCCCGTACTTTGTTCTCAACGTCTGGCTGGCGGTGCACGGGACCGAGGAGACCGGCGGCGTCATCACACACGTCTTCAAAGTGATAACCTGGCTGGGCTACTGCAATTCCACCATCAACCCCATGCTGTACGCCTTCCTCAACCGCGACTTCCAGCGGGCGCTGAAGAAGCTGCTGATCTGCCGACGCTGGAGGTCACAGGTGGACATTGGAGAAGACATGGTGTCCATTGTGACCTTCTCAAAGACTGCCCAAGAGGCTGAGTACAATACCAGGGCGACCAGCATTCCcaatggcaacaagagcaagtcgaaGCAATAA